One segment of Pyricularia oryzae 70-15 chromosome 3, whole genome shotgun sequence DNA contains the following:
- a CDS encoding DNA-directed RNA polymerase I: MDSNARLAGARKLWRAWRTIHQMLSDRGYELSEEECNISIERFLADFTDGNGNVDQSKLTFSARPSDAMLKLHARIPTPTDPDPAPDCGSIWVEFINEEKIGVGRTKQFVEVLLQSGFRDGILVTQGALSSGARRALSATGSGDNKVEAFMLEDLLVNITHHELVPKHVMLSRVEKKALLERYRLKETQLPRIQTKDPVARYLGLQRGNVVKIIRHSETAGRYASYRLTV, translated from the exons ATGGACAGCAACGCGAGGCTTGCTGGGGCGCGCAAGCTATGGAGGGCTTGGAGGACGATACATCAGATGCTCTCAGACAGG GGCTATGAGCTGTCCGAAGAAGAATGCAACATCTCTATAGAACGTTTCCTCGCCGACTTCACCGATGGTAACGGCAATGTAGA TCAATCTAAACTTACCTTCTCGGCGCGGCCTTCGGATGCCATGTTAAAACTGCACGCTCGCATCCCCACACCCACCGATCCAGACCCAGCTCCTGACTGCGGCTCCATTTGGGTCGAGTTCATCAACGAGGAGAAGATCGGTGTTGGCCGGACCAAGCAGTTCGTCGAAGTGCTCCTCCAGTCCGGCTTCCGCGATGGCATTCTTGTCACGCAAGGTGCGCTGTCTTCGGGTGCCCGTCGCGCCCTCAGCGCAACCGGATCCGGTGACAACAAGGTAGAGGCTTTTATGCTGGAGGATCTGCTGGTCAACATTACGCACCACGAACTGGTTCCGAAGCACGTCATGCTTAGCAGGGTCGAGAAGAAAGCCCTGCTCGAGCGTTACAGGCTGAAGGAGACCCAGCTGCCGCGAATTCAGACGAAGGATCCGGTTGCGAGGTACTTGGGGCTGCAAAGGGGCAACGTGGTCAAGATTATACGGCACAGTGAGACTGCTGGTCGATATGCCAGTTACCGTCTTACGGTATGA
- a CDS encoding acetyltransferase, translating into MATVTFTVTEFDLSNCRPKPIADRINDVPGLKTSTAFFSFLRANLVQTPSTMSSVNTPLVEPTDTAPVPHNLRRNGAAAVSPACLDDDDAIPPLSLELLTERADRVQALKLVADSVAQQRQRAAYSLIFHPLPLALLAAGLALAYKQASHDLGTLLALSSGVVMTYLLAIRYVTAPYIRHAEAMGWPFLSRLGDSEADGTDLATEDMVIGTKFGDELIGALVLRLEPPSRPGSSEGGRRRNRTLSLKGGRGVIRAWTTKLRFRSKGVGGDMLHEAVRLTRERCGRDAEVGFALEHANSLRVLPDLFNGPFRRDEVRAAKALKAVLGEWEGGRRKR; encoded by the exons ATGGCAACAGTGACTTTCACAGTCACCGAATTCGACTTGTCCAACTGTCGCCCAAAGCCCATAGCTGACAGAATCAATGATGTCCCGGGCCTCAAGACCAGCACTG ccttcttttccttcctcCGCGCGAACCTCGTGCAGACACCTTCGACCATGTCATCCGTGAACACACCACTCGTTGAGCCGACGGACACGGCACCAGTGCCGCACAACCTGCGCCGCAACGGCGCCGCAGCCGTTTCCCCGGCGTgcctggacgacgacgacgccatccCGCCCCTGTCCCTCGAGCTGCTGACGGAGCGTGCCGACCGCGTCCAGGCCCTGAAGCTCGTCGCCGACAGCGTCGCCCAGCAGCGCCAGCGTGCCGCCTACTCGCTCATCTtccacccgctgccgctcgcCCTGCTGGCCGCAGGCCTAGCCCTCGCCTACAAGCAGGCCAGCCACGACCTCGGCACGCTTCTGGCCCTGTCGTCCGGCGTCGTCATGACGTACCTCTTGGCTATTCGGTACGTTACGGCGCCGTACATCCgccacgccgaggcgatgggCTGGCCGTTCTTGTCGCGCCTCGGCGATTCCGAGGCGGACGGCACCGACCTCGCAACGGAGGACATGGTTATCGGGACAAAGTTTGGCGACGAGCTCATCGGCGCATTGGTCCTGCGCCTGGAGCCGCCCAGCCGCCCCGGTTCGTCCGAGGGCGGCAGGCGGCGCAACCGCACGCTGAGCCTCAAGGGTGGCAGGGGAGTCATCCGCGCGTGGACCACCAAGCTGCGGTTCAGGTCAAAGGGCGTGGGCGGAGACATGCTTCACGAGGCCGTGCGCCTCACACGGGAAAGGTGCGGACGCGACGCCGAAGTGGGCTTTGCGCTGGAACATGCCAACAGCCTGCGCGTCCTGCCCGACTTGTTCAACGGTCCGTTCAGGAGGGACGAGGTGAGGGCTGCAAAGGCCCTCAAGGCCGTGCTTGGAGAGTGGGAGGGTGGTCGACGCAAGAGGTGA
- a CDS encoding ribokinase: protein MAQTPLITVLGSLNIDLVSYVPHHPLPGETLTANSFAVSPGGKGANQAIACAKLSRPQSDKTAATANVRMVGAVGADSYGSLLRSNLEGHGVDVSGVAVRADPAKTGLAIIVVDEPTGQNRIILSPESNHDLDKAVAIEAGLKDKPDLLIMQLEVPIPVVLEAMQAARTASVPVLLNPAPAVELPASAFEGLEHLIVNETEASVLGRVAESVLDTEEGLRSVADGFVKAGVRNVVITLGGRGVYFLQGWTGKAALVPALKATVVDTTAAGDTFVGMYALAAVAASKAGVDFDAEAAVRTANKAAAKTVERKGAQDSIPWRDELEGQ from the coding sequence ATGGCCCAAACGCCACTAATCACCGTCTTGGGCTCCCTGAACATCGACCTGGTGTCGTATGTGCCCCACCATCCCCTACCGGGAGAGACCCTCACGGCAAACTCCTTCGCCGTCTCCCCGGGCGGGAAGGGAGCCAACCAAGCCATCGCCTGTGCCAAGCTCTCGAGGCCGCAGAGCGACaagacggcggcgacggccaaCGTGCGCATGGTGGGCGCGGTTGGCGCCGACTCATACGGCAGCTTGCTGCGCAGCAATCTCGAGGGCCACGGCGTCGACGTCTCGGGTGTGGCGGTGCGCGCGGACCCGGCAAAGACGGGCCTGGCCATCATCGTGGTCGACGAGCCGACGGGCCAGAACCGCATCATCCTCAGCCCCGAGAGCAACCACGACCTGGACAAGGCTGTAGCCATCGAGGCCGGACTCAAGGACAAGCCCGACCTGCTCATCATGCAACTCGAGGTCCCCATCCCCGTCGTCTTGGAGGCGATGCAGGCCGCGCGCACCGCCAGCGTCCCTGTGCTGCTGAACCCGGCCCCCGCGGTCGAGCTGCCCGCCTCGGCGTTCGAGGGCCTCGAGCATCTCATCGTTAACGAGACGGAGGCGTCGGTGCTTGGCCGCGTGGCCGAGTCGGTCCTGGACACGGAGGAAGGACTGCGGTCGGTGGCGGACGGGTTCGTGAAGGCGGGCGTGCGCAACGTCGTCATCACCCTCGGCGGCAGGGGGGTTTACTTCCTCCAGGGGTGGACGGGCAAGGCGGCTCTGGTGCCGGCGCTCAAGGCGACCGTTGTTGACACCACCGCGGCGGGCGACACGTTTGTTGGCATGTATGCGCTAGCTGCCGTTGCGGCGTCCAAGGCGGGCGTCGATTTCGATGCAGAGGCTGCGGTTAGGACGGCTAACAAAGCGGCTGCCAAGACGGTGGAGAGGAAGGGTGCACAGGATTCTATTCCATGGAGAGATGAGTTGGAGGGGCAATAG
- a CDS encoding DNA repair protein RAD5, giving the protein MGPVGKRSHAAIIDLTGDDDSTTPSKHPRHGSSSSARKSRPGQPSSPKPLAASSQAPSSTQFYGVDDPNSRALNQSDNSPQLELYGTLDVKIVGCRYYNGIVSPGELTICRREPTNPYDVNAIRVDNVQGAQIGHFPRKIVEKLAPYIDANDIAIEAKIMGEKQTFDCPAKMFIFGTSDPLARAQLENRLKNDKLLKATQLKQTKRESELRRLPLEITGTSTQSLKNMRPGQKNPLVAMESLIEQSQVVKARSTDDLVKSLAMDEEALSALPCADQPQELKSQLLPYQLQGLAWLVKKENPEFPVTGSDENTQLWKVDAKGRYRNLATEFTTADAPKLLSGGILADDMGLGKTLQIIGLILTGGPGPTLIVAPMTVMSNWSQQIENHVYEDERPSVYIHHGPSRLRDSEEVESYGVVITTYGTMTSEGSKGPLSKIQWRRVVLDEGHTIRNSDTLTALAACELKATSRWVLSGTPIVNNIRDLYSLLKFLKITGGLESLEVFRSVIERGLSYGDSRAESLLQALMGDLCLRRNKSMKFVDLKLPPKTHYVHRIAFTEAEQKKYDALLCEAKGVLNDIRKNPKTIQHGGFTSVLERLLRLRQMCCHWTLCKERVKAVLSILEGQKVVELTPENRQILEEALRLLVESQDDCAVCLDTLDDPVITHCKHAFCRKCIMQVVEVQHRCPLCRTELSEDKLVEPAKEDNGRSVQVDDMDESAGSSKTDALLKILDGTLLKNSSSKVIIFSQWTSFLNVIQRQLEEHTTYGYTRIDGTMKPVARDDAMRKLETDPDTRILLASLGVCSVGLNLVTADTVILADSWWAPAIEDQAIDRVHRLGQTRPTTVWRLVMEDTVEERVLDVQSEKRDLVSKAFQEKGKKTKAKETRMADIMKLLG; this is encoded by the exons ATGGGTCCTGTTGGAAAACGGTCCCATGCGGCCATTATAGATTtgaccggcgacgacgactcgACAACGCCAAGTAAACACCCGCGTCATGGCTCATCCTCAAGCGCAAGAAAGTCTCGTCCTGGCCAACCATCATCACCAAAGCCATTGGCCGCGTCCAGCCAAGCGCCTTCATCAACTCAATTCTATGGGGTTGATGACCCAAACTCACGAGCGCTGAATCAATCCGATAACTCTCCCCAGCTGGAGTTGTATGGCACACTTG ACGTCAAAATCGTCGGCTGTAGATACTACAACGGCATAGTGTCGCCTGGTGAGCTTACTATTTGCCGTCGGGAACCGACCAATCCG TACGATGTAAACGCTATCCGAGTGGACAACGTTCAAGGGGCCCAGATTGGCCATTTCCCCCGGAAGATTGTAGAGAAGTTAGCTCCTTATATT GACGCCAATGACATTGCTATTGAAGCCAAAATTATGGGCGAGAAACAGACTTTCGATTGCCCTGCAAAGATGTTCATTTTCGGGACCAGTGACCCGCTGGCCAGGGCGCAACTTGAAAACAGACTCAAGAACGACAAGCTTTTAAAGGCTACGCAGCTCAAGCAGACCAAGCGCGAGTCTGAGCTTCGTCGTCTTCCCTTGGAGATCACCGGCACTTCAACGCAGTCACTCAAGAACATGCGACCGGGACAGAAAAATCCCCTTGTAGCCATGGAAAGCCTTATCGAACAGAGTCAAGTCGTAAAGGCAAGATCCACCGACGATCTTGTGAAAAGCCTCGCAATGGACGAGGAGGCACTGTCCGCTTTGCCTTGTGCAGATCAACCGCAAGAGCTCAAGTCCCAACTTCTGCCTTATCAGCTGCAAGGTCTTGCTTGGTTGGTTAAGAAAGAGAACCCTGAATTTCCCGTTACTGGCTCGGACGAAAATACGCAACTTTGGAAGGTTGATGCCAAAGGTCGTTATAGGAACCTTGCCACTGAATTCACAACTGCTGATGCCCCCAAGCTCCTAAGCGGCGGCATACTCGCAGACGACATGGGACTTGGCAAAACGCTACAGATCATTGGTCTTATTCTGACAGGAGGACCCGGCCCGACCCTTATTG TTGCACCCATGACGGTGATGTCGAATTGGAGCCAGCAAATCGAGAACCATGTGTACGAAGATGAACGACCAAGCGTCTATATTCACCACGGTCCCTCCCGACTCAGGGACTCGGAGGAGGTGGAAAGTTATGGTGTGGTCATCACAACGTACGGCACAATGACCAGTGAGGGTTCCAAAGGCCCTCTGTCCAAAATCCAATGGCGAAGAGTAGTACTGGATGAAGGTCACACAATCCGCAATTCCGATACATTAACTGCGCTAGCTGCTTGCGAGCTGAAAGCCACGTCCAGATGGGTCCTCTCCGGTACGCCTATTGTCAACAATATCCGCGACCTTTATTCATTACTCAAATTCTTGAAAATCACCGGTGGCTTGGAGTCATTGGAAGTCTTTCGTTCCGTCATTGAGAGGGGGCTTTCATACGGCGACTCTCGGGCAGAGAGCCTTCTTCAAGCTTTGATGGGAGATCTGTGCCTAAGGCGCAACAAGAGTATGAAGTTTGTGGATCTCAAACTGCCACCAAAGACTCACTATGTGCATCGCATCGCTTTCACAGAGGCCGAGCAAAAAAAGTACGATGCCCTCCTGTGTGAGGCCAAGGGTGTACTGAACGACATCCGCAAGAACCCAAAGACGATTCAGCATGGCGGATTTACCAGTGTCCTTGAACGACTTCTTCGACTGAGGCAAATGTGTTGCCACTGGACCCTGTGCAAAGAGCGTGTCAAAGCGGTCTTGTCAATTCTCGAGGGACAAAAAGTGGTTGAACTTACACCAGAGAATCGTCAGATTCTTGAAGAAGCCCTCCGTCTACTCGTGGAGAGCCAAGATGATTGTGCAGTATGCCTAGATACGCTTGATGATCCAGTCATCACGCACTGTAAACACGCGTTTTGCAGAAAATGCATTATGCAAGTCGTCGAGGTTCAGCACAGGTGCCCACTGTGCAGAACAGAGCTCAGCGAAGACAAGCTCGTCGAGCCAGCCAAGGAAGATAACGGCAGGTCTGTCCAGGTGGATGATATGGACGAGTCTGCCGGCTCCTCGAAGACAGATGCACTACTCAAGATTCTTGATGGCACGCTACTCAAAAATTCTTCATCGAAAGTAATCATCTTTTCACAATGGACTTCTTTCCTGAACGTCATACAGCGACAGCTGGAGGAGCATACCACATATGGATATACCCGAATCGATGGCACAATGAAGCCAGTGGCCCGCGATGATGCCATGAGGAAGCTGGAGACAGATCCGGACACTCGTATCCTACTTGCAAGCTTGGGAGTGTGCAGTGTCGGGCTAAACCTCGTGACAGCAGACACGGTTATTCTAGCAGACTCTTGGTGGGCTCCCGCTATCGAGGACCAGGCTATCGATCGAGTCCACAGGCTAGGGCAGACTCGACCCACGACGGTATGGCGACTCGTCATGGAGGATACCGTGGAGGAGCGCGTGCTCGATGTCCAGAGTGAGAAGCGAGACCTCGTCAGCAAGGCCTTTCAGGAGAAagggaagaaaacaaaggccAAGGAAACACGCATGGCCGACATCATGAAGCTTCTAGGCTGA